The DNA window ggaAAAGGGAGGAGGGGTGGGGGTGCAAGGGGGGAATTCCTCAAGACAAAGAAAACTGAGCTAAGAAACTCTAGTTATTTATAGTGAgataggaatcatctgattggtgaatcatgcattagctaatgcaggaccagctgtggtcaatcataatcATGGgatcctttcgaaattagtttataaataaacttcacttgcaTTTTCAGGCCCTCAAAtaaaatgatctttttttaattgaaaaagggTTATTTAAACAACTCTGTTGTCTGAAATTTTACAATGGTCATTAGAAGCTGCGTGAAAAGAGTGCTAATGTACACATATGCTAAATGTCCTCAGCAAACAGCGAGGAATTGCAGATATAGCTTTCTTTGTGGACCTCATTGTCTTCCAACAGTTTCTCAAGGGCCAGCGTGCCCTCAGGGGCCTGCTGAGGCTCCACCTGTGGAGGTTCAGGTTCTGGCGAGAGGACTGGCAAGGTCAGGGGCACTGGAAAGAGCTGAGGGGCTGACAGAGCTGAAGAGGCCTGCATGACAGGGCCAGGGATGGTGGATAAAGGCTGAGCCCAAGGAATGTAGGTCAAGGAGGAGTCCGGGACCTCCACCTGCGGCAGGACTGAGCTGGAAGTGCTCACCGTCTAATAGGGAACAAGAGAAGTGTCTAGTAAACATCTTCAGGCAATGAAACAGAAGTTGTGGCTTGGTGTCAGTCTTTGGCTCACCGCAAGGTTGGTGAAGAGAGGTGCGTGTGCAAACGTCAGCATGGGGGAAGAACCCACCACAGTGTAACCAGGACAGATCGGCTGGACATACATGTCAGCGTGGGATGGAATGGCAGGGTCGTGGTGTTGACAGTCTGGTGGAGTCCAGTGGCTCAAAGGCTGGAGAGCAGTTGTGCTGGTGGTCTGGgcaatccagcctgtgcagagTCCGCTGACGTCCACTACCGAATCATTAAGACCACTCTGGGGGACTTCTGCAAATGTGGAAGTCCCTATTAGAGAGGAATGAGAGCATGGAAAATATGTTGTGTTGatcaaagagagagaaaaaaattgtaTGCTACTTACCAGCAAGTGTGCAGGACTGCAAAGTGTTGCTGGGAACCATGACCTAGAATGGAAATGAAGACAGATTCAGTGAACCGAATGTTTAACACACGAACAACGCACATTCATTTTGTCTATCATTATAGTTATTTGTGCTTTGGGAGAAGATTGCATTAAGAGACATTTTGTGACAGGCTAGTTATTTGGATTACACCCACTTTCCTTTTGCGAAatcgccacagtgaaataaaccaCCAATTACTTGGCCATATGCCTTAAGAGTTGTGAACCAAGAACTGGAAAACACCCTCAAActcttttatatacacacactttctgTTTAGACATAATAGAGGACATACAGCAGATTCTGTTGGTTTATGGTTCATTGTTGTGCGGCATCACAAACTGTATTAAGCTCATTTTGGTGTTATGTTTCAGCTGTTTTAAAAAAGTGGTGCTTCTTCATCTTCCAATGGATAGCAGCATGCTCAAATGATGATTCTCTGTAAATCATACAGTAGCATTCAGCAGGGATTCTAGTTTCACCCTTTTGATACCATAATTTTGTGCTAGGTAGCCTTGTGAAAGGGTCCCAAAAATGGTACAGGAAAATTAGCTATTTTTCTGACAGTGGAAATTAaaataagtgtggtttatttataaactaatttcgagaagagcaCATGCTTATGATCAACATGGCTGGCACCTCATTAGCTCTGTAATCCGCCCTATTAGATGAATacagaagcattataaataaccagagtttttcactccagttatcttcgtctcaAAGCTTTTCCCCCTTCTACCCTTACTTCCCACCCCTTTCTTTTTCGatagggcaacacggtggccaagtggctagcactgttgcctcacaccaagaacaccactggtccaacctcctatcaggtcagttggtgtttatgtgcggagtttccatgttctccccatgttcgtgtgggtttcccctgggttacccggtttcctcccaccgtccaaaaacatacaccatagcaatcgactaaaccaaattatcacccaggacaaccttagtttacacctTACAcagcgacaagcaggggagttctcaagacctacctgagctcgaactcccctctctaacgggagggagccctgggctcgaggatgcTACACGCTCAGGGCTCTCTACCAGGACAGCATGCAAATTATGCTTTATTTATTATCAGCTAaatggaaacccacgcaaaggcatggagaacatgcaaactccacacagaaatgccaactgagccaaggttcgaaccagcaacccagcgaccttcttgctgtgaggcaacagcactacctactgcgccactgcctcacccattATGGTCATGTGCAGATCAGTCATCAATTATCAGAACAatgattaaaatatgcaaatattaatttctttaaaatatgaacatgaacatgttttgtttttatttttaatataaattatataaatataatataaatataataaagtgaATTCATGTGGCGATCAGCTGTGGATATATTTCAGAGAAAATTATAGGTGTGGGTGGACGATTTGTTTGAAGCAGTGGATTTGGGTGACACTTGAGCTGATCCACACATTGAGCTGGTAATCTGGTTAAAAGGATGGGAAAGACCTTTGGGGTCgactaattgtttttttctttcacctccttttctttctttaattttgtttttgttttgttgttcccCCAGTGTGTGATACTGCATTACAAGGACACTAGATGCTTGGTTTTCTTTGCACAGAGCTGAGCTATTTGATATGATTTATTAGCTGTGTGATTTCTgatcattttaaatgaattaaggTTTTGTAGGGTTGCCCAGCCTCTGCTTGGTTGTTTGTGAACAAAAACGGCATGTTTTGTGTGTGATATACTGTTTTGTAAGTCATCAGTAGACCCACACAGGATCTGTGgatgcagaattccacagatttcggcagatttttagcacatcattgattctgtttaatttacttgaagaaatgtgtgtaaacttatatttattcagtttttaaatatttttttcttatattactgactaatatgaaaatattcatattatttacaataaagtttgtaaagtaatattttctgtcttttagtagatatattatataagagacttgctttacaacattttttgcttggttaccaaataaagtggacctaattgaatttgcattgtaaagattaaataaaagtttaaaatggtgacgcagtggcgcagtaggtagtgctgtcacctcacagcaagaatgtcgctggttcgagcctcggctgggtcagttggtgtttctgtgtggagtttgcaaggtTTCCATACCTGAATCGTAGGTGGGGATTTAACTAAGGGTTGGCCCTGCAAAGGCAGTGACAATAGTAAAGTTGGGTTGCCAGTTAAAAGTTTTTCATTGCAAACTTGTGATTTGTGATTTCAACAATATTATTGATTATGTGATTTTGACTCATTCAAGTTCCCCCAAAAATAGCTTGTCAACCACAAAAGACAAATGCACAAAGTTCAAGGTCAGTCAGTTCAACATTGCTGTTGGAATTGATCATCAGTTCAGAGAGTTTGTGCTGAAAGGACTGAGTTGTGCAATAAGTGAAACTttatcattttcatattttaatttgattgttaaaaCTTTCAGCCAGCAGACAAACATCAGGGTGAATAACTGAgagaattaatatatatatatttttttactttgtgaagtttatgtataaacaaatttcgagaggatcacatgtttataattgtttacagctgttccaactttagctcaTGACTAAtgatcctatcagacgatccttaactcattataaataacaagacttttctcatctcaatatctttgttttgaagaaaccCCTCTCCCTATCAACCCaatactttccctcctttcaaacaggCTTGGTGGCtagtgattagcgctgttgcctcacagcaagaatgcccctgatttaattcccttccaaaccaggcGACTTTTCTGAGTTTTGctcattctccccgtgctcacgtgggttttccccgggtcctccggtttcctcctcaagtacaaaaacaagcacccaaaacaattaatccaaaatatttttagcCAAGCTTTGAGTACACCTTCTTAGCATCCACAtttgacacttagctacaataagcaggagggggagtcattGAGATCtaactgagctcaaactcccctctcgccctgcaacaggaggtagcccagggctcaaggatccTGTAAGCTCAGGGCTCGCTCCCGGCACAACACGCCAAACAAGCttgattatcaatcatcagctaagtgtgaactcttgaaagaatcATAAGACAAATCATGGactaaaaaaaatatgcatttttgacTAATTGGGCGACTAACGTTAGCTATCTTTCAGGGGTTCATTTCCCAAAACTGTTATGAGTCAACTAACACTGCCAGTTCCATCATTGTAAACATAGTTCAGCGATTCTGCATTTCCCTAATCCATCAACCAAAGAGCATTTGCAAGCTGCATCTCAATCTTCTGTGGTTggaactacacctctagagctgtcaGAAGCACTGACTGATTGTGTTTTATCACTATGAGTTTGAGTTTTCACCACTATGCCCTATTCCTTTCAAACACTTCACAATCCACTTTGAAAATGAAacattctaaaataataataataataataataataataataataataataataataataataataataataataataataataaaacaccttAAACTTAAGATTACAACCTACAATAAAATTTTTGAAACCAAATTTTAtagacaacaaacaaatgaaaatgtatatttttacatgTCATTGGATGGCCATATATCTTTTTTGGGAACCCTGATGTTGGCTTATCTCACCTCTTGAgaattgctctctctctcttaatgATGAACAAAGTTCAGAAGTGGTCTGTAAAGTGCTGCATTTCTGAGCAACCTGCAAATGTCTTAAGGGGATAAACACTCACTCTTGGCACAGAAGGGTTCTTACATTTTAGATTAGCATGCAAAGAGGCAATTTATATACCAAAATCATTCACCAAAAAAATCAAGGTTCTGCTCAGCCGCCTGCGTGTGGGCTCTTGGAATCATCTTTATCCTCCACCCACCAAAATGGCCTTGATGTTACAGATGAGCTTATTTGTCACAAGCAAATTAAATTACTTAACCATATTTCATTGTCCTCTAAGAATGAAAGTTGATATATGCGACACATGCGTTATAAGTGAAATCCAAAGCAGTGTTTAAAATCTAAAGTGTTTGTGTCATTTGtttgatatatattttattacacattaaCTTCTTGATACTTTACATAGACAAATATTACAAGTATTCTACCCTCAGGCTGCAGTTACTAAAGACAACCTCAGGAGAATGTCAAGCCTTGTTTACAATCGGGTTTGAGATCTCAGTGAGCATTGTCCAGAAACAACAAAGCCTTAGCCTTCGTTCAACACAGAACAAATTTAGATGCAAATCAGTCATTTTGTGTCCAAGTATGCATGTATTTCTTGTAATCTGACATCTAATAAATGGGTCAACCTGTATCCAGTAAGTTCATTTGTGACCATGGATCACAAACCCACTTTAAAGTGTTAATATTGGGAATCtgaaagttgaataaataaactttccATTGATTTATGGATTTTTGTGAAAGGATTATAATTGGCAGAGATACAACTAtttaatctgagggttcaaaaattGAAAGTCGTCCAGCCATACATATTTCAGCAAAACTATTGATATATTCACAGTCATGACAAATTTCTTTAAGGAAGATCATCTTTTCTTATATTCTACTTGgcctaaaattaaaatcaatcatttagACTTATGGAATATAACTATTTTTAGCTATTCATACTCAAATATACCCTTGCAGCATAAGACAATTGTGCTCTGGGGATTTATTTACCAATAATAATGACCAACTGCCGGTACATTACCCTATCATTTTTGCACTACAAATCCCAAACAATTAAGGTAGCACAATGCGATCCCTTTGCAAAATTATGTACATGTCAGGGCAAGTGGTTCCACTTAAACTCCACTTAAACTGATTATTGGGACTTCTGTCTCTTCCGTCTAAGACCTTCACCTGGTAGATTGGATCAAGGCATTTCTTACTGCGGCCCCCAGCTTAACAATGGCAGATCTGCTTTAAAACCCTCATCTCCTTACAGTGAGAGGTGATGAAAGAAATGGCAGAAAGCACATGGAGGGGCTGCTTTACAGATAATAGCTCGCCCTGAAGTAACAGATAAGATAAGAGCATGTCCAGCTCTTGTTCATGGTGGAGGTCCATTGGAGAAGCAATAACTGATCAGCCTAGAGAGCATCCTTACGATGGAAAATGACAAAAGAGTCTGGTAAAGACATTTAACAGAGTTCACATCATCTTTTTCTATGAGAGTTTAATGTGAGAAAGAGGCCATTGAGTATGTTTATGCTTTCAATGTGTTGTCAAGAAAAAAATAGAAGGTTGGTAGGCAAGCCTCTTGGCAGATCAACAAATGGATTTGCATAGGCCCTATATGCCCAACCCCTCTGGCTGTGTGGGGGAATAGTTTAACTGTCATGGAAAAACACCTGGATTATATAAGGCCAAAATCCCCTTGGAGTTTGGAGAGCCTGCCTTTCTGCATTTAGTAATGCCTTGTAAAATTGAATCTGACGTTGATTTTGCAGTCTTTCGCAATCCTATTGTAAGTTTTGTAATGGGTTCTCTTGGAGTCTGTTATACAGTCAGTGTTTGGAGAGCTGTGACCTGAATTGTGTTTGTCAttgtaaaaaaagtaataattctgCAAGTCACAAGAAAATCTTAAATCTTTACAATTCAAGTCTAGTCCCTAGTCAAGTTAGACAAGTCTCCAGGCAAGTTCCAAATCTTCTCAAATTTGGGACTTCAAAACAGGTCCGAGTCAAATCGCAAGTCACTAACTTGAGTCCACACCTCTTGTAACAAATGCAATTAAGTGACATCAATCTAATTTTTAGACCCATTTATTACACATAATTAAGCAGGTATTGtggatttactgtaaaaatgtaaatgaaatgttgGATGAGCAAAAGTATGGGCTTTAAGAAGCATGTTATAAAACATCAAAAATTGCGAACTTGACTGGACTAATAAACTAGTGACTAATAAACccaaacccagacaatatatttaaaaattaaagaaatattttgaagAGAGGGTTGAGTCAAAAAAAACTATGGTGCTAGTAATTATTTTGATCATTCAATTGCTTGGAAGTTATAGTTCATAACTGATCACAGATTATTCTCAGTATATAATTCGCTGGTGTCTAAAAGTCGGTTTTGAGCTAATAGCagtttttaaagcattaaattaGATAAGTGTCAAACAAAAGCATGGAAAATTACTCTTGATTCCTGACACCATTGCTCATGACCACTCCTCAGACAAATTTTTTCTTCATTATCCCTTTAGTGCCTGCTCTACCAactggttgaccatattttgactgttttaaacaaTGATTGTTTTAAATCATAGTTTacactacacttgattttggttttattgtaaaaattaattaaggaagcgtgttaaatgagaatctgaaatattttatagcatacctcaaaaaataaagatcttctagtgttcaaaaatgttttattttttaattaaaaaaaatgaaatccaaGTTAAGAGGAATTAAGAAATTAAATCCAAACTCATTGCATTTTATACATGAAgcaaagtaaattattattttgtagtgGAGAAAATGCTTTACAAACCACTCGGAACAATTCTTTTGTATGTTGGACTGATCTGATTGCAATGATccgtttataaaacaaatttcaaGTAAACGATTTATCAATTAAAAAGATCAAAGTTGATCTCCAGTTAATTATTAACTGATTCGAAAAATGCAGTTATACTTAATAAGCCGTAAGACTTGTTATTTGTTGTAAGTGCAAATCATATTTAGTCTGTGAATTGTAAAACAGCAATCAAGTGTCTGAAACCATTGAAATGGGTCAGGACTGAAAACTATCATTTTAATGTTAATACAATTTAATGTCTGTGCATCCTCCTTATTGCTGGAGCACAAAATAGAAATTAGGGATGTCCAAGTTGATGATGGCAACATTTCCATAGCAAACTGTAAGacatgtaaacttgggattgcctacTGGGTATAGATTGAGGagctatttgtttttgtattattattattatttttatattttctgttgCCCTAAAGtccaaaagttttatttattttttgaaattaaaaaaacaataataattatataatatattatataatgtgtattatagaagtatcgtaTCGGTTTCCGGTATCAGTagatacattaaattaaatgactCAGACATGGACTCATGGGCAAAACGAACTCTAATGGATATAAATCTTAATATGCCTGGATGTTTCTTCTATGAAGTTTTTacattgtgtatatatttgtcggcacacatatacacatatattgttTTTCTACTTTTTATATACAGAATATgatctaataaaaatattttttctttttcatttggtCGCACACTTGACTTATTATTAATTGCGGTAGAACTTTTGCAGGAGTAATGTTTTATTAGAGTATCTATACTTTCACTCAAGTTCTCTCCCTGCTGAAAATATGACAGAAGCTATAATATCATTTGCACtgattttaatgtttacaatgaaaaTTGTATGAGTTTTAATGGAAAATTTTATGTTCATGTTGGGTTTTTGGCATGTTAAACCAATAAATCCCAATGGAATGTCCCAAAACATATATAAAGGTAAATATAAAGGTTTTGATGGTTAGAATTGGATGCTTTCTAAtggtttttaattgtatttgtagtGGAAACCATTGAAACTTTTGTGATGGTCTTATTGCCACTTTTAGACCAAAATTTGGCCTCCAGAAAACATGTCACAAAATGTTGCAAATCCAAACTGAGACACTACATAATATAAAGATTAAAACCCATGCTTTCTTTAATAAGTAGCCTCACATTTGGATATACCacctatactgtaaaaaatatctgtttccATATTTAGTGATTTACAAGTGCTTTCCGtttatttacatttgtgaattgcattatggtatcttgatctctgctctgttgacttttagtgttaaaatttaactctacagtttaacaaagtgacgtTTATTtgagtagtttgaaataatatattgtataaaaaaataatatatagagaaatacgtCTGTAAATAGTTCGAaaagtgaagtttgttcctcgccactgtcgcctctggcttgtttggttttggacttgtggagtTGTGCATCactggatttgctctttagtgtttggacttttagcagtgaaatttaaaccacactgaactaaactggaaTAATCCAGTTTCAATTTAttggaacttctatgttaagctgctttgacacattctacattttaaaagtgctGTAGAAGCAAAGATAAATTGAATTAGAAaagaaatgacagaaaatatactggcagtttattacaaactTTTTGTATGATGATATACAAAAACAACCTAGACAATAaaccactttaaactattaaaagtgttaataaaaatcaCTATTAAAGATTTTCAGTgctaaatgttttgaaaaaaatatcaaaGTCCTATAATGCAACCCAAAAGCttgaataaatggggaaaaataaacaataaacacccaaatgcagaaataaaaatcacaaaatacaaaaatctgCTAATTGCAGATATTTTGACAGTATATGCAATGAATTCATTACATACGGaaattctgaaaaataaaaaaggctaAGATTTGAATAAATAATGAGTGAGATACAGTTAATGGTCTATTTTCTGATATCAATGATGTGTTTTTTGGAGTGTGTGTGGGTTCACATGTGTTCCTACTGTTGCTGTGGATCTGGCAGCATTTCCTCTTTTTCTTCGCAACAGCTCCTTCACCGGGTCTTTCACTCTCACTCCCTGGTACGGCTTGGATGTGGGTGCCTCTGACACtactgtccaaaaaaaaaaacacacacatcatgaACACACGTGACAGATACCAACTCGCCTCAtgacaaatgtacaaaacaaatgcTTCTCTTGCACTTTAAAGCTCCTTTGAGACATGTACGGATTTCTCATTTGTGCCAAGTCAAACAAGGTGTGGTAGAAAGTGTTGAAAGTTTCAGTCACTCAACAAATACCTCTTTTATTAGGATCTTTTGACTTTTTTGTGTAGTGTAAGCTAGAGTACAAAGCTACCGTAAGAGAATAATCGCTCAAACTCTTGCTTTCTTGCACACTCTAGGCCATTAATGAAAATTAGAGAAGACATGGTAAATCTGAGTGAACTCTGCTTTTTAGCAGAAATAAGTATACAAATCCATTTCC is part of the Danio rerio strain Tuebingen ecotype United States chromosome 15, GRCz12tu, whole genome shotgun sequence genome and encodes:
- the pou2af1 gene encoding POU domain class 2-associating factor 1 isoform X3, with product MGKLVSEAPTSKPYQGVRVKDPVKELLRRKRGNAARSTATVMVPSNTLQSCTLAEVPQSGLNDSVVDVSGLCTGWIAQTTSTTALQPLSHWTPPDCQHHDPAIPSHADMYVQPICPGYTVVGSSPMLTFAHAPLFTNLATVSTSSSVLPQVEVPDSSLTYIPWAQPLSTIPGPVMQASSALSAPQLFPVPLTLPVLSPEPEPPQVEPQQAPEGTLALEKLLEDNEVHKESYICNSSLFAEDI
- the pou2af1 gene encoding POU domain class 2-associating factor 1 isoform X1, with the translated sequence MGKLVSEAPTSKPYQGVRVKDPVKELLRRKRGNAARSTATVMVPSNTLQSCTLAGTSTFAEVPQSGLNDSVVDVSGLCTGWIAQTTSTTALQPLSHWTPPDCQHHDPAIPSHADMYVQPICPGYTVVGSSPMLTFAHAPLFTNLATVSTSSSVLPQVEVPDSSLTYIPWAQPLSTIPGPVMQASSALSAPQLFPVPLTLPVLSPEPEPPQVEPQQAPEGTLALEKLLEDNEVHKESYICNSSLFAEDI
- the pou2af1 gene encoding POU domain class 2-associating factor 1 isoform X4; the encoded protein is MVPSNTLQSCTLAGTSTFAEVPQSGLNDSVVDVSGLCTGWIAQTTSTTALQPLSHWTPPDCQHHDPAIPSHADMYVQPICPGYTVVGSSPMLTFAHAPLFTNLATVSTSSSVLPQVEVPDSSLTYIPWAQPLSTIPGPVMQASSALSAPQLFPVPLTLPVLSPEPEPPQVEPQQAPEGTLALEKLLEDNEVHKESYICNSSLFAEDI
- the pou2af1 gene encoding POU domain class 2-associating factor 1 isoform X2, which translates into the protein MGKLSEAPTSKPYQGVRVKDPVKELLRRKRGNAARSTATVMVPSNTLQSCTLAGTSTFAEVPQSGLNDSVVDVSGLCTGWIAQTTSTTALQPLSHWTPPDCQHHDPAIPSHADMYVQPICPGYTVVGSSPMLTFAHAPLFTNLATVSTSSSVLPQVEVPDSSLTYIPWAQPLSTIPGPVMQASSALSAPQLFPVPLTLPVLSPEPEPPQVEPQQAPEGTLALEKLLEDNEVHKESYICNSSLFAEDI
- the pou2af1 gene encoding POU domain class 2-associating factor 1 isoform X5 — encoded protein: MVPSNTLQSCTLAEVPQSGLNDSVVDVSGLCTGWIAQTTSTTALQPLSHWTPPDCQHHDPAIPSHADMYVQPICPGYTVVGSSPMLTFAHAPLFTNLATVSTSSSVLPQVEVPDSSLTYIPWAQPLSTIPGPVMQASSALSAPQLFPVPLTLPVLSPEPEPPQVEPQQAPEGTLALEKLLEDNEVHKESYICNSSLFAEDI